One Nostoc punctiforme PCC 73102 DNA window includes the following coding sequences:
- a CDS encoding WD40 repeat domain-containing protein: MAAVALPVTIWQGFYIHQAHAAVEVTPNSPTTNSFANAQLLYTLRGHNGTVKSLAFSPDSRILASGGAENEGIIRLWNPANGKKLADINKAHKAAVESLVISPDGQTLASCSDDNTINLWNLKNFKFSRSFVGHTSNVLSLAVSPDSKVLISGALDGIRLWDLLQQRPLGTLVRFDNLIYTLAISPDGQTLASGDSKGVIKVWSLSTGKLISEFVAHSNVVSAVIFTPDGQTLVSASRDRTVKLWNINTGELVRTLTGHNNWVNAIAINPDGQTLASAGKDGIKVWNLTTGELINTLNGHTDWVSAIAFSPNGKILASGGFDRQIKIWGTPQKRN; encoded by the coding sequence ATGGCAGCTGTTGCCCTTCCAGTGACTATCTGGCAAGGGTTTTACATTCATCAAGCTCATGCTGCTGTTGAAGTAACACCAAACTCCCCAACTACTAACAGCTTTGCTAATGCCCAACTACTTTACACACTCAGAGGACATAACGGAACTGTTAAATCTCTCGCTTTCAGTCCAGATAGCAGAATTCTTGCGAGTGGAGGTGCAGAAAATGAGGGTATTATTCGCCTGTGGAATCCAGCAAATGGCAAAAAGTTGGCGGATATTAACAAAGCACACAAAGCAGCCGTAGAGTCTTTAGTAATTTCACCAGATGGGCAAACCCTTGCTAGTTGTAGTGATGACAACACGATTAACCTCTGGAACCTGAAAAATTTTAAGTTTAGCCGCTCTTTTGTCGGACATACCAGTAACGTATTATCTTTAGCGGTGTCTCCTGATAGTAAAGTTCTCATCAGTGGGGCTTTGGATGGAATTCGGCTATGGGATTTACTACAGCAGCGCCCTTTAGGGACTCTAGTACGCTTCGATAACTTGATTTATACTCTAGCCATTAGCCCTGATGGACAGACCTTGGCTAGTGGTGATAGTAAGGGTGTAATCAAGGTATGGAGCTTGAGTACTGGTAAATTAATCAGTGAATTTGTCGCTCATTCTAATGTTGTTAGCGCTGTCATCTTTACACCAGATGGACAAACATTAGTGAGTGCTAGCCGCGATCGCACAGTCAAACTGTGGAATATTAATACTGGAGAATTAGTCCGCACCCTCACAGGACATAATAACTGGGTAAATGCGATCGCTATTAACCCCGATGGACAAACCCTTGCTAGTGCCGGCAAAGATGGGATTAAAGTGTGGAATTTAACTACAGGTGAGTTAATCAATACACTGAATGGACATACAGACTGGGTAAGTGCGATCGCTTTTAGTCCCAATGGTAAAATTCTTGCCAGTGGCGGATTTGATCGACAAATCAAGATTTGGGGAACTCCACAAAAACGTAATTAA
- a CDS encoding permease, which produces MNQLNNGFTIFLSLLVEAMPFLLLGVLFSSLLLFFVDERKLVEKMPKNPLLGALVGSLIGFLFPVCECGNVPVARRFLIQGVPTPVAIGFLLAAPTINPIVIWSTWTAFRDQPEIVVLRVVFSLAIATIIGFVFSFQKDLNPIIQPAIARYMKFNPPAQPETKRRGKRYQVEQQEAIPNILQSGTYILGGKAGVPLRIDANFVQPTAPISNTNKPLADKLRLVVDNSVQEFRELGGVMILGSAIAAAIQVLAPRELILSLGAGPISSIVVMLILAVVVSICSTVDSFFALSFASTFSSGSLLAFLVFGPMIDIKSVGLMLSIFKPKTVFYLFALAAQLTFVLTLFLNLHVF; this is translated from the coding sequence ATGAATCAACTGAACAATGGTTTTACGATATTTCTAAGTCTGCTAGTCGAGGCGATGCCTTTTTTGCTTCTTGGGGTTTTATTCTCCAGTTTGCTGCTATTTTTTGTTGATGAGCGCAAATTAGTAGAAAAAATGCCCAAAAATCCGCTGCTGGGTGCTTTAGTTGGCAGCTTGATCGGCTTTTTATTTCCGGTGTGTGAGTGCGGGAATGTGCCAGTAGCGCGGCGATTCCTGATTCAGGGAGTACCCACACCAGTCGCCATTGGTTTTTTGCTAGCAGCGCCAACAATTAACCCAATTGTAATTTGGTCAACTTGGACAGCATTTCGAGATCAGCCAGAAATAGTGGTTTTACGAGTCGTATTTTCTCTAGCAATTGCCACAATTATTGGTTTTGTTTTCAGTTTTCAAAAGGACTTAAATCCGATAATTCAACCTGCGATCGCTCGGTATATGAAGTTTAATCCACCCGCGCAGCCGGAAACCAAACGCCGTGGTAAACGTTACCAAGTAGAACAGCAAGAAGCGATACCAAATATCTTGCAATCCGGGACTTATATTTTAGGAGGAAAAGCAGGTGTACCTCTGCGGATTGATGCTAATTTTGTACAGCCGACTGCCCCAATTTCTAACACCAATAAACCTCTTGCAGATAAACTGCGCCTAGTGGTAGATAATAGCGTCCAAGAATTCCGGGAATTGGGCGGAGTGATGATTTTAGGAAGTGCGATCGCAGCAGCGATTCAAGTCTTAGCTCCCCGTGAATTAATTCTCAGTTTGGGTGCTGGGCCTATTAGCTCGATTGTAGTCATGCTGATATTAGCAGTAGTGGTGTCAATTTGTTCTACAGTCGATTCTTTTTTTGCTCTATCTTTTGCCTCGACCTTTAGTAGCGGTTCCTTGTTGGCATTTCTAGTGTTTGGGCCAATGATTGACATCAAAAGCGTTGGTTTGATGTTATCTATTTTTAAGCCCAAAACTGTGTTTTATTTATTTGCTTTAGCAGCACAATTGACATTTGTGTTAACTCTTTTCCTCAATTTGCACGTTTTTTAA
- a CDS encoding TIGR03943 family putative permease subunit, translating into MANKNPKSKIPNLLLPWLDALAITSWGILMLRYWLTNKLNLLIHPNYIWFVVVTGISLIVIGFFKMQELWQRRRRDVTPNGQHISLFPPGWGSVLLLTTAILGFIITPQVFASDKALQRGVTTDLLGSTRVKPQAFRATVRPEERSLVDWVRTVNVYPEPDTYTGQKVKVQGFVIHPPDIGKEYLFLARFVLTCCAADAYPVGLPVKLPNNQEPYSPDTWLEVEGQMMTENLAGKRQLTIAATSLKKIPQPQNPYSY; encoded by the coding sequence ATGGCTAATAAAAATCCTAAATCTAAAATCCCAAATCTGTTACTCCCTTGGTTGGATGCTCTAGCAATTACATCTTGGGGCATTTTGATGTTGAGATATTGGCTGACTAACAAGCTGAACTTATTGATTCACCCAAATTACATTTGGTTTGTGGTTGTGACAGGTATCAGCTTGATTGTTATTGGTTTCTTCAAGATGCAGGAACTTTGGCAGCGCCGTCGCCGTGATGTTACGCCAAACGGCCAACATATTAGTTTATTTCCCCCTGGTTGGGGCAGTGTTTTATTGTTGACTACAGCGATTCTAGGTTTTATCATTACACCGCAAGTTTTTGCTAGTGACAAAGCACTCCAAAGGGGCGTAACCACCGATTTATTGGGAAGTACACGCGTCAAACCCCAAGCCTTTCGAGCTACTGTTCGTCCAGAGGAGCGATCGCTTGTAGATTGGGTACGCACTGTTAATGTCTATCCAGAACCAGACACATATACAGGTCAAAAAGTAAAAGTTCAAGGATTTGTTATTCATCCGCCAGATATAGGAAAAGAATATTTGTTCTTAGCCCGATTTGTCTTAACTTGCTGTGCAGCAGATGCTTACCCAGTAGGATTACCTGTCAAACTTCCAAACAATCAAGAACCTTATTCCCCTGACACTTGGCTGGAAGTAGAAGGACAAATGATGACAGAAAATTTGGCAGGTAAACGCCAACTTACCATTGCTGCTACTTCTCTCAAAAAAATTCCTCAACCCCAGAATCCTTATAGTTATTAA
- a CDS encoding Ig-like domain-containing protein: MTKSKTFIQPLDRIAIALMLLLSVLIGLIILQGDVVTARVRDFTWQNQQIGAEDNSFTLTFSRPMETKSVEDNLKIEPPLAGKFSWAGRRMVYTLLTPAPYGTNYKLQLQGAKDKFAQQEGKNRLIQAFTGSFRTRDRVILYIGTNQEEQGRLVLYNLTQEQKRVLTPKDLIAMDFESFPDGEKILFSARASNNEDLLSAQLYTVTTGVSSKSGQEAQPGGKVDLVLDSKDYQNLKFDLSPDGQTIVIQRGNKNNPGDFGLWFMPATSDGSAEKPTPKRLKSQPGGDFTITPDSKAVAVAQGQGAAILPLQGDASKPLDFLPQFGLVQAFSKDGSQAAMVKFNTDYTRDLFLVTNQGVQKQLLKTTGSILSCQFDIASPTLYCLLTQLVSKEQYIEQPYVVAIDLKTGQQKPLLVLPPAQRNVQMSLSADGLGLLFDQVVPQANPPVSLPTNTLKTDDGDVIATSSLWLMPLLPIADAATVEIRPEQLPLAGFHPRWLP; the protein is encoded by the coding sequence ATGACAAAATCTAAAACATTTATCCAACCACTGGATCGGATAGCGATCGCACTAATGTTACTGCTAAGTGTGCTGATTGGGTTAATCATATTGCAAGGTGATGTGGTAACTGCTCGTGTGCGGGACTTTACCTGGCAAAATCAACAGATTGGGGCGGAAGATAACTCCTTTACCCTCACCTTCAGCCGCCCAATGGAAACAAAAAGTGTAGAGGATAACTTGAAAATCGAGCCACCCCTAGCGGGTAAATTTAGTTGGGCAGGTCGGCGGATGGTTTATACGCTATTAACACCAGCACCTTATGGCACAAATTATAAATTGCAGTTACAGGGAGCCAAAGATAAGTTTGCACAGCAAGAGGGTAAAAATCGGTTAATCCAGGCTTTTACAGGTAGCTTCCGCACACGCGATCGCGTCATTCTTTACATAGGAACCAATCAAGAAGAACAGGGGCGATTAGTTCTATACAACTTAACCCAAGAGCAAAAAAGGGTACTTACCCCTAAAGACTTGATAGCAATGGACTTCGAGTCATTTCCAGATGGAGAGAAAATTTTATTTTCGGCTCGCGCCAGCAATAACGAAGACTTACTTTCAGCCCAACTGTACACAGTGACAACAGGCGTTTCTAGTAAATCTGGACAAGAAGCACAACCAGGAGGCAAAGTTGACCTAGTTTTAGATAGTAAAGATTATCAAAACCTGAAATTTGACTTATCACCTGATGGGCAAACTATTGTCATCCAACGCGGAAACAAAAATAATCCCGGCGACTTTGGACTATGGTTTATGCCAGCAACCAGCGACGGTTCAGCAGAAAAACCCACTCCTAAACGTCTGAAAAGCCAACCAGGGGGAGACTTTACGATCACCCCAGATAGTAAAGCCGTAGCAGTTGCCCAAGGACAGGGAGCAGCGATCTTACCACTGCAAGGTGATGCCAGTAAACCTCTAGATTTTCTGCCGCAGTTTGGTTTGGTACAGGCTTTCTCTAAAGATGGCTCTCAAGCAGCGATGGTAAAGTTTAATACAGATTACACGCGAGATTTGTTTTTAGTGACAAACCAAGGTGTACAGAAACAACTATTAAAAACAACAGGTTCAATTCTCAGCTGCCAATTTGATATCGCCTCACCCACCCTCTATTGCTTGCTGACACAGCTAGTATCCAAAGAACAATACATAGAACAGCCTTATGTGGTAGCAATTGATCTGAAAACCGGCCAACAGAAACCCCTGCTAGTACTGCCTCCCGCTCAAAGAAATGTGCAAATGAGTTTATCTGCTGACGGTTTAGGCTTGTTATTTGACCAAGTAGTACCGCAGGCAAACCCCCCAGTATCATTACCCACAAACACTTTGAAAACTGATGATGGAGATGTTATTGCTACCAGTAGCCTGTGGTTAATGCCTCTGCTGCCCATCGCTGATGCTGCGACTGTTGAAATTAGACCAGAACAACTCCCCTTAGCCGGATTTCATCCCCGATGGCTACCTTAA
- a CDS encoding transposase, whose product MARKRPARTGNPDLRQQKQVPMPPIEEIEQKIYSLLSPLNFKPLKLYETEEKKPFRDRILTLSVMMALVVSLVYRQIPGLREVQRVLCEEGLLWAGRIEVSAQAVSKRLRTLPIELFAQIFEQVMERMNVKPQNQAVPENWQPVCAKFTAIWITDGSTLEALRRKLKVLQEQDLGFFKFPWFDAFTEADKFFLTRLREKTSYKVIRCLTNAPFYRDEIISMGEYRSNPCQHQVRLVSVLWGSTWYYYLTNVLDPQMLSAHLVCELGSRRWRVEDAFLLTKRLLGLAYIWVGDNNGVQIQIFATWIFYAVLNQLCIDIAIALNQPLDRISTEMVFRALYHFSQAVLRGDAHEAVPYLVERQKLFGLVKAGRKRHREISMSQ is encoded by the coding sequence ATGGCAAGAAAACGCCCAGCGCGAACAGGAAACCCAGACCTGCGGCAACAAAAACAAGTACCGATGCCGCCAATAGAGGAAATTGAACAAAAAATCTACTCATTACTATCTCCGCTCAACTTTAAACCCTTGAAATTGTACGAAACGGAAGAAAAGAAACCATTCCGAGACAGAATACTGACCTTATCGGTAATGATGGCGCTCGTTGTGAGTTTAGTATATCGTCAGATTCCTGGATTAAGAGAAGTACAAAGAGTCCTATGCGAAGAAGGATTATTGTGGGCAGGTCGGATTGAAGTGAGTGCCCAAGCAGTTTCAAAACGATTGAGAACACTACCAATAGAATTATTTGCACAAATTTTCGAGCAAGTAATGGAAAGAATGAATGTGAAGCCACAAAATCAGGCAGTACCAGAGAATTGGCAGCCAGTATGCGCCAAATTTACAGCCATCTGGATTACTGACGGTTCAACCCTAGAAGCACTAAGACGCAAACTCAAAGTACTACAAGAACAAGATTTAGGATTTTTTAAGTTTCCTTGGTTTGATGCGTTCACAGAAGCTGACAAGTTTTTTTTGACAAGACTGCGAGAAAAAACTTCTTACAAGGTGATACGTTGTTTGACCAATGCCCCATTCTACCGTGATGAAATTATATCTATGGGGGAATATCGCTCTAATCCTTGCCAGCACCAAGTACGTTTAGTTTCTGTTTTGTGGGGTTCAACTTGGTACTATTACCTGACAAATGTACTCGACCCACAAATGTTATCTGCTCATCTTGTCTGTGAATTAGGGAGCAGGCGCTGGCGCGTTGAAGATGCTTTTCTGCTCACAAAAAGACTTTTAGGTTTAGCTTATATTTGGGTTGGGGACAACAATGGCGTACAAATCCAGATTTTTGCCACTTGGATTTTTTATGCTGTTCTTAACCAATTATGTATCGATATAGCAATCGCCCTCAACCAACCTTTAGACCGAATTTCTACAGAAATGGTATTTCGTGCTTTATACCATTTTTCACAAGCTGTTCTCCGTGGTGATGCACATGAGGCTGTTCCTTATCTTGTGGAACGTCAAAAGCTGTTTGGATTAGTTAAAGCAGGGCGTAAGCGTCATCGAGAGATTTCTATGTCGCAATAG
- a CDS encoding sulfite exporter TauE/SafE family protein translates to MIDFSWLILVAGGLISGVIAGLLGIGGGIITIPLLVTLGYTPVQAIATSSLAIVITSISGSLQNWWMGYFDFKRVIYLGIPAFLTTGIGVYFANKIPSYIILFTFGIILLANIYLIELRKGLALNEKENTGPVFNPLVSKISTGGAAGILAGLFGLGGGTIMVPLQMLLLGEEIKVAIQTSLGVIVITALVACTGHTLEGNILFAQGIVLGCGGLLGVQMSTRTLPKLPDYTVSLVLRIFLGILSIYVFWEAWINYNY, encoded by the coding sequence AGTCATAGCTGGACTTTTAGGAATAGGTGGTGGTATTATCACAATTCCTCTTTTAGTCACACTAGGTTATACTCCCGTTCAGGCGATCGCTACTAGTAGCCTTGCTATTGTGATTACTTCAATTTCTGGAAGTTTGCAGAATTGGTGGATGGGATACTTTGACTTTAAACGAGTAATCTATTTAGGAATTCCAGCTTTTCTAACTACTGGTATAGGTGTATATTTCGCCAACAAAATTCCATCTTATATAATACTATTTACATTTGGCATCATACTACTCGCTAATATCTATTTGATTGAACTTCGTAAGGGACTAGCCCTCAATGAAAAAGAGAATACAGGCCCAGTATTTAACCCATTAGTTTCTAAAATTAGCACTGGGGGAGCAGCAGGAATTTTAGCAGGTTTATTTGGCTTAGGTGGCGGTACGATTATGGTGCCACTACAAATGTTGCTACTGGGAGAAGAAATTAAAGTAGCAATTCAGACTAGTTTGGGCGTGATTGTCATCACTGCTTTAGTTGCCTGCACAGGACATACATTAGAGGGAAATATTCTGTTTGCTCAAGGTATAGTTTTGGGATGTGGCGGTCTTTTAGGCGTTCAGATGAGTACTCGCACCCTGCCAAAACTACCAGATTATACTGTGAGTTTAGTACTTCGTATCTTCTTAGGAATACTCTCAATCTATGTTTTTTGGGAAGCTTGGATAAATTATAATTACTAA